One window of the Trifolium pratense cultivar HEN17-A07 linkage group LG2, ARS_RC_1.1, whole genome shotgun sequence genome contains the following:
- the LOC123908189 gene encoding HMG1/2-like protein isoform X2, producing MTKTVSDAKPVDNRLKRKGAGAGTKQSKKANKDPNKPKRPPSAFFVFMSEFRERFKKENPNNKSVAVVGKAGGKEWKLMTAADKAPYMATAEKKKEEYEKAIRAYNLGLSEGKTEEEGSDKSKSEVNDEDDDDDDDEEVA from the exons ATGACGAAAACCGTTTCCGATGCCAAACCTGTTGATAACCG GTTGAAGCGCAAGGGCGCTGGAGCTGGAACTAAGCAATCGAAGAAAGCTAACAAGGATCCAAACAAGCCTAAGAGGCCTCCAAGTGCTTTCTTCGTGTTCAT gTCTGAATTCAGAGAGCGATTCAAGAAGGAGAATCCTAACAACAAATCCGTCGCTGTG GTTGGGAAAGCTGGCGGAAAAGAATGGAAGCTGATGACTGCTGCG GACAAGGCTCCGTACATGGCCACTGctgagaagaagaaggaagagtACGAGAAGGCTATTCGTGCTTACAACCTTGGCTTG tCTGAGGGCAAGACCGAGGAAGAGGGATCTGACAAGTCAAAGTCAGAAGtgaatgatgaagatgatgatgatgatgat GATGAGGAGGTTGCGTAG
- the LOC123908189 gene encoding HMG1/2-like protein isoform X1 has translation MTKTVSDAKPVDNRLKRKGAGAGTKQSKKANKDPNKPKRPPSAFFVFMSEFRERFKKENPNNKSVAVVGKAGGKEWKLMTAADKAPYMATAEKKKEEYEKAIRAYNLGLSEGKTEEEGSDKSKSEVNDEDDDDDDDDEEVA, from the exons ATGACGAAAACCGTTTCCGATGCCAAACCTGTTGATAACCG GTTGAAGCGCAAGGGCGCTGGAGCTGGAACTAAGCAATCGAAGAAAGCTAACAAGGATCCAAACAAGCCTAAGAGGCCTCCAAGTGCTTTCTTCGTGTTCAT gTCTGAATTCAGAGAGCGATTCAAGAAGGAGAATCCTAACAACAAATCCGTCGCTGTG GTTGGGAAAGCTGGCGGAAAAGAATGGAAGCTGATGACTGCTGCG GACAAGGCTCCGTACATGGCCACTGctgagaagaagaaggaagagtACGAGAAGGCTATTCGTGCTTACAACCTTGGCTTG tCTGAGGGCAAGACCGAGGAAGAGGGATCTGACAAGTCAAAGTCAGAAGtgaatgatgaagatgatgatgatgatgatgat GATGAGGAGGTTGCGTAG
- the LOC123907412 gene encoding cancer-related nucleoside-triphosphatase homolog, with amino-acid sequence MAGAGKCFLVTGPPGVGKSTLIMRVFETLKASNPTLKVQGFYTREVRHAGERVGFEVVTLDGRTCPLASSNFSSQESHRWPNVGKYKVDVASFESLALPELQVREDTDLFFIDEVGKMELYSSSFFPAVLKVLESNIPILASIPVPRFGRDIPAVARLRNHAGATLFTLSVSNRDAVREQIRSLLEDLLIKH; translated from the exons ATGGCTGGTGCTGGAAAATGCTTCCTTGTAACAGGTCCTCCT GGTGTGGGAAAAAGCACTCTTATTATGAGAGTCTTTGAAACCCTCAAAGCCTCCAATCCTACCCTCAAGGTTCAGGGTTTCTATACTC GTGAAGTTAGACATGCAGGTGAGAGGGTTGGTTTTGAAGTTGTCACTCTTGATGGTCGCACATGCCCACTTGCCTCCTCCAACTTTTCAAG TCAAGAGTCTCACAGATGGCCTAATGTTGGGAAGTATAAAGTTGATGTAGCATCATTCGAGTCGCTAGCACTGCCTGAGTTGCAG GTTAGAGAAGACACTGATCTTTTCTTCATTGACGAAGTTGGTAAGATGGAGTTATACAGTTCTTCATTCTTCCCTGCAGTTCTAAAAGTTTTGGAGTCAAATATCCCAATTTTGGCTTCCATTCCAGTTCCAAGATTTGGCAGAGATATACCTGCAG TTGCAAGGTTGAGGAATCATGCAGGAGCAACTTTGTTTACATTGAGTGTTAGTAACAGAGATGCTGTTAGAGAACAAATACGTTCACTTTTGGAAGATCTGTTGATAAAGCACTAG